The Rhinolophus ferrumequinum isolate MPI-CBG mRhiFer1 chromosome 4, mRhiFer1_v1.p, whole genome shotgun sequence genome has a window encoding:
- the CCNA1 gene encoding cyclin-A1 isoform X1, protein MHLSSSKTGVVLAPVSRGPDTCQMITRAQLGQDPPQRTVLGVLTENGQYRRTCGQGITTIRCFSGSENVFPEAGKKAVSDCGVPVPAKAGFDIYMDEPEPEDRNSYTGREGMAFEDVYEVDASTLKSDLHFLLDFSTVSPMLVDSSLHSQSEEASSFGTDVINVTEYAEEIHQYLREAEIKYRPKVHYMRKQPDITDGMRTILVDWLVEVGEEYKLRAETLYLAVNFLDRFLSCMSVLRGKLQLVGTAAILLASKYEEIYPPEVDEFVYITDDTYTKRQLLRMEHLLLKVLTFDLTVPTTNQFLLQYLRRQGVCIRTENLAKYVAELSLLEADPFLKYLPSLIAAAAYCLANYTVNRHFWPETLAAFTGYSLSEIVPCLSELHKACLDIPHRPQQAIREKYKASKYMHVSLMEPPAALPLQ, encoded by the exons ATGCATCTCAGCAGCTCCAAGACTGGAGTAGTCCTGGCTCCAGTGTCCCGAGGTCCTGATACCTGTCAGATGATAACCAGAGCCCAGCTGGGTCAGGATCCCCCACAAAGAACAGTGTTAGGTGTGCTAACTGAGAATGGGCAATACAGGAGGACCTGTGGCCAG GGGATCACAACAATCAGGTGTTTCTCTGGATCAGAAAATGTCTTTCCTGAAGCCGGAAAGAAAGCTGTTTCTGACTGTGGGGTGCCCGTGCCAGCCAAGGCAGGATTTGATATCTACATGGATGAGCCTGAGCCAGAGGACAGAAACAGCTACACAGGAAGAGAGGGGATGGCATTTGAGGATGTGTATGAAGTAGATGCCAGCACACTCAAGTCAGACCTTCACTTCCTGCTGGATTTTAGCACAG TTTCCCCTATGCTGGTAGATTCATCTCTCCATTCCCAGTCTGAAGAAGCATCCAGTTTTGGTACAGACGTGATAAATGTGACTGAATATGCTGAAGAAATTCACCAGTATCTTAGAGAAGCTGAA ATAAAATACAGGCCCAAAGTACACTACATGAGGAAACAACCAGACATCACAGACGGCATGCGAACGATTCTGGTGGACTGGCTGGTTGAGGTTGGAGAAGAATATAAACTTCGAGCCGAGACACTCTATCTGGCTGTCAACTTCCTGGACAGGTTTCTTTCATGCATGTCTGTTCTGAGAGGGAAACTGCAGCTTGTAGGGACAGCAGCTATTCTTTTGGCTTC gaaatatgaagaaatatatcCACCCGAAGTAGACGAGTTTGTCTATATCACTGATGATACTTACACAAAACGACAACTGTTAAGAATGGAACACCTGCTACTGAAAGTCCTAACTTTTGATCTGACGGTGCCAACTACCAATCAGTTTCTCCTTCAGTACTTAAGGAGGCAAGGAGTGTGCATCCGAACTGAGAACCTGGCTAAG TATGTAGCAGAACTGAGTCTACTTGAAGCTGACCCATTTTTGAAATATCTTCCTTCATTGATAGCTGCAGCAGCGTATTGCCTGGCAAACTATACTGTGAACAGGCACTTCTGG CCAGAAACCCTTGCTGCATTTACAGGCTATTCATTAAGTGAAATTGTGCCTTGCCTGAGTGAACTACATAAAGCATGCCTTGATATACCCCATCGACCTCAGCAAGCAATTAGGGAGAAGTATAAGGCTTCAAA GTACATGCACGTGTCTCTCATGGAACCACCTGCAGCTCTTCCTCTACAATAA
- the CCNA1 gene encoding cyclin-A1 isoform X2, whose translation MHLSSSKTGVVLAPVSRGPDTCQMITRAQLGQDPPQRTVLGVLTENGQYRRTCGQGITTIRCFSGSENVFPEAGKKAVSDCGVPVPAKAGFDIYMDEPEPEDRNSYTGREGMAFEDVYEVDASTLKSDLHFLLDFSTVSPMLVDSSLHSQSEEASSFGTDVINVTEYAEEIHQYLREAEIKYRPKVHYMRKQPDITDGMRTILVDWLVEVGEEYKLRAETLYLAVNFLDRFLSCMSVLRGKLQLVGTAAILLASKYEEIYPPEVDEFVYITDDTYTKRQLLRMEHLLLKVLTFDLTVPTTNQFLLQYLRRQGVCIRTENLAKYVAELSLLEADPFLKYLPSLIAAAAYCLANYTVNRHFWVHARVSHGTTCSSSSTISCRTEALSELNLQINRLGPNFYRLQQFGSTSVATI comes from the exons ATGCATCTCAGCAGCTCCAAGACTGGAGTAGTCCTGGCTCCAGTGTCCCGAGGTCCTGATACCTGTCAGATGATAACCAGAGCCCAGCTGGGTCAGGATCCCCCACAAAGAACAGTGTTAGGTGTGCTAACTGAGAATGGGCAATACAGGAGGACCTGTGGCCAG GGGATCACAACAATCAGGTGTTTCTCTGGATCAGAAAATGTCTTTCCTGAAGCCGGAAAGAAAGCTGTTTCTGACTGTGGGGTGCCCGTGCCAGCCAAGGCAGGATTTGATATCTACATGGATGAGCCTGAGCCAGAGGACAGAAACAGCTACACAGGAAGAGAGGGGATGGCATTTGAGGATGTGTATGAAGTAGATGCCAGCACACTCAAGTCAGACCTTCACTTCCTGCTGGATTTTAGCACAG TTTCCCCTATGCTGGTAGATTCATCTCTCCATTCCCAGTCTGAAGAAGCATCCAGTTTTGGTACAGACGTGATAAATGTGACTGAATATGCTGAAGAAATTCACCAGTATCTTAGAGAAGCTGAA ATAAAATACAGGCCCAAAGTACACTACATGAGGAAACAACCAGACATCACAGACGGCATGCGAACGATTCTGGTGGACTGGCTGGTTGAGGTTGGAGAAGAATATAAACTTCGAGCCGAGACACTCTATCTGGCTGTCAACTTCCTGGACAGGTTTCTTTCATGCATGTCTGTTCTGAGAGGGAAACTGCAGCTTGTAGGGACAGCAGCTATTCTTTTGGCTTC gaaatatgaagaaatatatcCACCCGAAGTAGACGAGTTTGTCTATATCACTGATGATACTTACACAAAACGACAACTGTTAAGAATGGAACACCTGCTACTGAAAGTCCTAACTTTTGATCTGACGGTGCCAACTACCAATCAGTTTCTCCTTCAGTACTTAAGGAGGCAAGGAGTGTGCATCCGAACTGAGAACCTGGCTAAG TATGTAGCAGAACTGAGTCTACTTGAAGCTGACCCATTTTTGAAATATCTTCCTTCATTGATAGCTGCAGCAGCGTATTGCCTGGCAAACTATACTGTGAACAGGCACTTCTGG GTACATGCACGTGTCTCTCATGGAACCACCTGCAGCTCTTCCTCTACAATAAGTTGCAGAACGGAGGCACTTTCGGAACTTAATCTACAGATCAACAGACTTGGACCTAATTTTTATAGGCTTCAGCAGTTTGGATCAACTAGTGTTGCTAcaatatag